The nucleotide window CACCAGGTTAGATGGGGTAAATAATGAATATGGCGTAGGTACGGTGATGCAGTCCGGGCGGCTTGATGTACAGAAATTCTTTACTTCACTTTCAGATTTTCTTTATAAACAGGGAGTCCTGTTTAAGGAATCCTTTAACTATAATCTCCTTGATCCAGTATCCCGCAAGTATGGAAACCTGGAATATGGCACAGCTGTTTTTTGTGAAGGGATGGCTGTACTCAATAATCCCTTCTTCAGCAGTATTCCTGTGCTGCCTAATAAAGGACATCATTTAAAAGTAAACTTAGCTTCTGATCTGAACCTTTCCTCAACGTTAAAGAAAAAGCATTTTCTTTTCCCGCTGAGTAACGGTAAATATTATTATGGCGGAACTTATGACCGTCACCGGTTGGATCAGGGAATTGACCCGTCTGCTGTAGAGGAGTTAAAAGCTGGTCTGAGACTTCTTTACCCTCGTGATTTTGAGGTCGCTGAAGTGAATTTCGGGTTTCGGCCGACTGTGAGGGACAGACGTCCTATTTTAGGTGTTCATCCTGATTATAAAAATTTGTTCGTGTTCAATGGTTTGGGTGCCCGTGGTATACTCAATGGAAATTATTTTTCAGAAATCCTGTACAGACATATCGAGTTGGGGACAGATATTCCGGTGGAAGTAGATTTAAAAAGATTTACACAATAATAATTTTGTTTATATCTAAATTAATCCTATTTTTGCCCACCATTAAGAGAGGTGTCCGAGTGGTTGAAGGAGCTAGCCTGGAAAGCTAGTATACGGGTAACTGTATCGAGGGTTCGAATCCCTTCCTCTCTGCAGTAAGCATCCTGCCGTATTATACGGCAGGATTTTTTTTGCTCATTAATTTATTAAAAAACAGCCCGTACAAAATGTACAGGCTTTTTTGAAAATATTTAAGGTAATGTTACAGTCTTGCTTCTGTATCATCGTTATACCAGCGGTCGTATGTATAGCGTGCATCTTCTTCATTTCTTGGCTTATAGCCCATGTAGATACCGCCATCCTTAATTTCAGACTCGTAACGAGCGGCCTCATCTTCAGGAACACCTGCACCTGTAAGGGCACCTACAAGACCACCGGTTGCTGCACCGGCACCGGCACCAGCAAGACCTGCAGCCAACGGACCTGCTACAACAAGTCCAAGACCTGGAAGAAGTACGTTGGAACCAATCGCAGCTACTGCGCCTACTACCGCGCCAATTCCGCCGCCGATCAGTGATCCTGTTCCTGCGTTGTCTGCAACTTTGTCGCCGAGAGCAGTATCGCGGTCAGAGTTGGTAAAGTAAGTATCACGTGTTTTATCAGACATCAGCACATTTACATCATCCTTGCTGTACCCTCTTCCGTGAAGATCTTCATAAGCTCTGTCGGCCTCCTCTCTGGTTCTGAACACTCTGGATACATAATCGTTTCTGAATTCTGGTCTGAATGGTTGATTTTCCATAATAGTAAAATTTTAAATGTTAATATTTTGTTGTGCTACCTAAAATCCAATTACGGTGCCACAGGACCGCGTCTTAACATTGTTTAACACTATAAAAAATCTGCATAAACTGCCTGATGACCGTTATTCAAACTTGCAGTATGTTTGTGCTTGCTTGCAACCCACACGTTGCCAGAGATATCTGATTAGTTTGTTACTTCGCTGAATTCACCACTCAAACATTTGGTAAAGTTTTCGGAAAACGACCCGGAGTAATTGGGATTGTCCAGCAGGTGCATTGCCTTCGTAATTGCACTTTCAGCGGTCATATCTTGTCCACTTATGGCTCCTATCCTGTTAAAGATATTACTGTTCTCGTATTTCCCGAAACTTATACCTCCCGAGATACACTGTGTAACAACCACAATCTCTGTCCCGTTCTCCCTAATTTTACGCAGTGTGCGTTCAGTTTTGGCACTGCTGAAAATGGTACCGCTGCCAAAGACCTGTAAGATCAGCACCTTCATTTTCGGTATCTCAGTAAAATACTCCAGTGTCATGCCCGGAAAAATTCGCCAGAACAGTACTTCACGGGAGATATGCATATCTGCAGAAAAGGGAAGTTCAGCCGGGCTGCGGTATAGAGCATCCTTATCTACCTTCAGATGTACACCGGATTGTCCCAGCATAGGATAATTTGGACTTTGATAGGCGTCAAAGTATTCAGCTGAATATTTTAAGGTGCGGTTCCCGCGCAGCAGTTTATATTCAAAATAAATGGCCACCTCCTGAATAACGGCTTCCCCGTTTTCGTAGAGGCTCGCGTAATAGAGGCCGGTGAGCAGATTTTCTTTTGCATCGGTACGCAGATCGCCAATTGGGAGCTGGGAACCTGTAAGGATAACCGGTTTTCTCAGTCCTTTCAGCATGAAACTTAAAGCTGAGGCGGTATAGGACATGGTATCCGTCCCGTGAAGGATCAGGAATCCGTCATAGCTCTCATAATTTTCCTGAATATACCCGGCCACTTTTTTCCATTCCTCCGGGCCCAGGTCAGAGGAATCGATTGGCTTACTGAAAGCCTTTACTGAGATCTCACATTCAATAAGGCTCATTTCCGGGATTTTACTGAAGATATTTGAAAAATTAAACGGAACGAGCGCTCCGGTTTCATAGTTTTTTTCCATTCCTATGGTTCCACCCGTATAAATCAAGAGTACATTGCGTTTCATAGTCGTAAATTTACGGTAATTCGGCCTAAACTGAAATAAGTGTAAATGAACCCGTTATTTTTTTTAAATCGTAAATGTGCTAAATTTGGTATTATTCTTGGAAATGTGAGCGCAAAGATGACCAATATGAAGGAAATAGTGCGGAAGGAGGGTACGGCCCTATTAGCAGGGTTTGTGATGATGAACCTTATAAACTGTACAAAAAGTGAAACTATGCCTGCCCGGGAGGACCAGGCTTTAAAGAAGCAGCAGCAGCAGCAGCAGCAGCAGAAAATTGAAGATTCACTCCGCCGTGAGGCAGAGCGTGTGAAATATACGTATTTTCTGTTTCCGAAAAATAAGAAAGATTCCGCAATGGCGGTTTTTAA belongs to Chryseobacterium sp. and includes:
- a CDS encoding NAD(P)/FAD-dependent oxidoreductase gives rise to the protein MQKVDYIIVGNGYAGMFFAHQLIMAGKSFMMFGSSLSGASHVSAGVVNPVVLKKFTSFWLAQEQIDSLKKTLSEMESYTGEIYYVDEPVRRIFHDDNEKSLWEKKRNTESLSPFLSPQITRLDGVNNEYGVGTVMQSGRLDVQKFFTSLSDFLYKQGVLFKESFNYNLLDPVSRKYGNLEYGTAVFCEGMAVLNNPFFSSIPVLPNKGHHLKVNLASDLNLSSTLKKKHFLFPLSNGKYYYGGTYDRHRLDQGIDPSAVEELKAGLRLLYPRDFEVAEVNFGFRPTVRDRRPILGVHPDYKNLFVFNGLGARGILNGNYFSEILYRHIELGTDIPVEVDLKRFTQ
- a CDS encoding asparaginase produces the protein MKRNVLLIYTGGTIGMEKNYETGALVPFNFSNIFSKIPEMSLIECEISVKAFSKPIDSSDLGPEEWKKVAGYIQENYESYDGFLILHGTDTMSYTASALSFMLKGLRKPVILTGSQLPIGDLRTDAKENLLTGLYYASLYENGEAVIQEVAIYFEYKLLRGNRTLKYSAEYFDAYQSPNYPMLGQSGVHLKVDKDALYRSPAELPFSADMHISREVLFWRIFPGMTLEYFTEIPKMKVLILQVFGSGTIFSSAKTERTLRKIRENGTEIVVVTQCISGGISFGKYENSNIFNRIGAISGQDMTAESAITKAMHLLDNPNYSGSFSENFTKCLSGEFSEVTN